The segment TAAAATATGTATCTTTGTGGGTGAGGTCAGGTGGTGACACATCAAGCCTTGTAGGTAAAACAACAGATACACTAGATATGGCAACAAAGAAAAAGATTCAGTTTAGCCTCATATATAGAGATATGTGGCAATCCTCTGGCAAGTTCCAGCCACGTGCTGAGCAACTAGCAGCGATCGCACCGCTCATCATCGAGATGGGATGCTTCGCACGTGTCGAGACCAACGGAGGTGCCTTCGAGCAGGTTAAGCTACTCGCGGGCGAAAACCCTAATGACGCTGTACGCGCCTTCACCAAGCCGCTCAACGAGGCGGGCATCAAGACGCACATGCTAGACCGTGGTCTCAACGGACTGCGCATGTACCCCGTACCGGCCGACGTCCGCAAGTTGATGTATCGTGTCAAGCATGCGCAGGGGGTAGACATCACACGTATCTTCGATGGACTCAACGATCCACGCAACATCATCCCCTCCATACACTATGCCAAGGAAGCGGGCATGACCGCTCAGGCGACACTCTGTATCACCTACTCTCCGATACATACGATCGAGTACTACTCTACGCTAGCCGACAAGCTCATCGAGGCTGGCGCTGATGAGATCTGTCTCAAGGATATGGCCGGCATCGGTCGTCCTCACTTCCTCGGGCAGCTCGTCAAGTCGATCAAGTCTAAGCACCCCGATACGATCATTCAGTATCACGGACACTCAGGCCCAGGCTTTTCCGTAGCCTCTATGCTAGAGGTGTGCGAAAACGGCGCTGACATCATAGACGTTGCCATGGAGCCTATCTCTTGGGGTAAGATCCACCCAGACGTGATCACGATCCGTGAGATGCTCTACGATGCGGGCTTTGATGTACCTGAGATCAATATGGACGCTTACATGCGCGCTCGTACTATGACTCAGAGCTTTATCGATGACTTCCTTGGGTACTTCATGGGCTCGACCAATAAGGAGACCTCTTCGCTACTCGTCGGCTGCGGTCTGCCAGGCGGTATGATGGGCTCGATGATGGCCGACCTCAAGGGCGTTCACTCAGGTATCAATATGTATCTGCGCAATCACGACCAGCCTGAGCTATCGATCGATGACCTACTGGTCAAGCTCTTTAACGAGGTCGCTTACGTATGGCCACGTGTCGGTTACCCCCCACTAGTAACCCCCTTCAGCCAGTATGTCAAGAACATCGCTCTGATGAACGTCTACAACATGACGCAGGGCAAGGGTCGCTGGCTCGCCATAGACCAGAACATGTGGAACATGATCCTCGGCAAGGCTGGTCGTATCCCTGGCAAGATAGATCCAGAGCTTGTAGCACTCGCCAAGGAGAAGGGACTAGAGTTCTCCGATGCCGACCCACAGCAGTTCTACCCCGATGCGCTGGATGAGTTCCGCAAGGAGATGAAGGAGAATGGCTGGGAGTTTGGTCCCGACGACGAGGAGCTCTTCGAGCTGGCTATGCACCCCGAGCAGTATAGACGCTACAAGAGTGGCGACCTGCGTCGTGAGTTTGAGGCTTCTCTCGCTAAGGCTAAGGCTGATGCTCTAGCTAAGAAGGGCTTCGACGAGAGCGACATCAAGAAGGCTATGCGTGCAGGTACGCAGATGATCCCTGCCCCAACGACGGGTACCGTCCTTTGGGAGGTCGATCCTACAGAGGGTTCGATGGCTCCAGCCACAGGCACGGAGTATGTAACGGGTCAACCCTTCTGCTACATCGAGACTCCATTTGGTCAGATAGAGCGTGTCAATACGAACTTCACGGGCAAGCTCATCGAGGTCTGTGTAGGTCAGGGTCAGACCGTCCGCAAGGGCGATGAGCTAGCCTACATCAAGCCAGCCGAAAAGGAGGAGCACTACCCCGACTATCAGCCCCCGATCAAGCGTATCGAAGAGGAGGCTACGACACGTCCGCGTGAGCGTCGTCCCCTAGGGCGCTAAGCCTCGTAACGAGTCAAATGCGATATGTCGTCTTGCGGACGCACACTTTTGTGTGTCCGTAAGGCGACATATTACGTATAGCCCGTTGAGGATCTATTAGGTCCCGATGAGACTGTTGCATAAAGGCGAATCGCTGTGTTGCTTTCGGGATTCGGCTTCGGTCACATACGGAGGTATGCTCCCTTCAGACCTCACCCTCAGCGCCTTGCGCTTCATCCTTTCTGCAAAGTCTAGACAATCTTGCAAGCAAGATTGTGAGACTGTTGACTTTTGCAACAGTCTCCGATACGATTTTTCCTTAGAAGGGGTAAATCCCCACGTGGAAATTCTCAAATCTCCACGTGGAGAATAAAAAATATCCACGTGGATATGAAATAAAACTTCGGAGGAATCAAATGAAACTTCGGAGGAATCGTTTCGTCCCTACGTGGAGAATAAAAAATATCCACGTGGAAAATCGAAATTCTCCACGTGGATATTCTGTTTTATAGTCTCAGTTGATTAGAATACGTCAGTCTAAATTTCTTCCAGCTCCTCAAAAAATAGAATTTAGCTCAACCTGGACGATGGGGGGAGGGAGATCTTCGCTGTGTGGGAAAATGAGTATCTTAGCAGTCTCTTATGTATACTTGATCGAAATCATCGTATGCCTTCTTCTGAAAATTCCTCTCCTACGATTGACGTCCTAAAGCGTTTGGTCGCTCAGCAAAAGTCTTCTCGCCATCAGCATCACGAGCCGATGGCTGACGAACTGTCTAGCTGCCCGACGACTCCTATATATAATAAGGTGCTTCATGACTCGACTACCCATCAGCACTTACCTAATCAGGTAGCTGCCGACAAACTGGCTGCCAATAAGACGGAGCCTCCTGTCTCTAAGACGGTTACTACCACCAAGGCGGCCACCACAACAACTAGCACTCCTCAAGCAACGACCGCTAGTAGCGCTCCCAAGACGACGATCAATCGTCAACAATCAACGGCTAACAACGCTCCTCAAGCGACGAAGGAGATCGCAACAACGAAGAGCGTCTCAACTAAGGTCGAGGAGCCGGAGGAAAATATCTGGTGGATGAGTGCGTGGCGGTGGCTGCGTCGGCTCCTAGACTTTCGCGATGATAAGGCAGGCGATGTGGCGACCATCGAGTCGCTCAAGGGGGATGTGGAGTTTCGCGGCACCAAGCTATGGATCCTGATTTGCGCTATCCTGGTCGCATCGATAGGTCTGAATGTCAATTCGACGGCGGTGATCATCGGTGCGATGCTTATCTCCCCGCTGATGGGCCCAATCATCGGCTTCGGACTGGGCTTTGGCATTGCCGACCTAGATCTCGTACGTAAGTCGCTGCGCAACCTCGCCCTGACGACGCTCTTCAGTATCCTGACCGCTACGATCTACTTCCTCTTGACCCCGCTTGATCAGCCTGGTAGTGAGCTACTGGGACGTACAGAGCCGTCACTGTATGATGTCTTGATCGCATTCTTTGGCGGTGCGGCGGGTCTGATCGCTGGTAGCAGCAAGAGCAAGGGACAGGTACTCCCCGGCGTGGCTATCGCTACGGCACTTATGCCTCCCCTCTGTACGGCAGGCTTTGGGCTGGCTACGGGCAATTGGC is part of the Porphyromonas asaccharolytica DSM 20707 genome and harbors:
- a CDS encoding oxaloacetate decarboxylase; this translates as MATKKKIQFSLIYRDMWQSSGKFQPRAEQLAAIAPLIIEMGCFARVETNGGAFEQVKLLAGENPNDAVRAFTKPLNEAGIKTHMLDRGLNGLRMYPVPADVRKLMYRVKHAQGVDITRIFDGLNDPRNIIPSIHYAKEAGMTAQATLCITYSPIHTIEYYSTLADKLIEAGADEICLKDMAGIGRPHFLGQLVKSIKSKHPDTIIQYHGHSGPGFSVASMLEVCENGADIIDVAMEPISWGKIHPDVITIREMLYDAGFDVPEINMDAYMRARTMTQSFIDDFLGYFMGSTNKETSSLLVGCGLPGGMMGSMMADLKGVHSGINMYLRNHDQPELSIDDLLVKLFNEVAYVWPRVGYPPLVTPFSQYVKNIALMNVYNMTQGKGRWLAIDQNMWNMILGKAGRIPGKIDPELVALAKEKGLEFSDADPQQFYPDALDEFRKEMKENGWEFGPDDEELFELAMHPEQYRRYKSGDLRREFEASLAKAKADALAKKGFDESDIKKAMRAGTQMIPAPTTGTVLWEVDPTEGSMAPATGTEYVTGQPFCYIETPFGQIERVNTNFTGKLIEVCVGQGQTVRKGDELAYIKPAEKEEHYPDYQPPIKRIEEEATTRPRERRPLGR
- a CDS encoding TIGR00341 family protein, whose translation is MPSSENSSPTIDVLKRLVAQQKSSRHQHHEPMADELSSCPTTPIYNKVLHDSTTHQHLPNQVAADKLAANKTEPPVSKTVTTTKAATTTTSTPQATTASSAPKTTINRQQSTANNAPQATKEIATTKSVSTKVEEPEENIWWMSAWRWLRRLLDFRDDKAGDVATIESLKGDVEFRGTKLWILICAILVASIGLNVNSTAVIIGAMLISPLMGPIIGFGLGFGIADLDLVRKSLRNLALTTLFSILTATIYFLLTPLDQPGSELLGRTEPSLYDVLIAFFGGAAGLIAGSSKSKGQVLPGVAIATALMPPLCTAGFGLATGNWPFFFGAIYLYLINSVFIAFATFVMVRIMRFPMKSVASGDMRKRSYRWITVIAVCTLIPSIYLSIRLVRDSYQEQRAKQFIADHFAPPAHQVIRQSFIRADGDKRPYIDVVLIGKPLSSQTIDSIAALLPSYGLSNFDLQVHQGIDNEAPTDYEQLGGVLLRDLYERSERTASEQRAEIDSLRRTLLRYDYYKSLTHDVSDEAKAVFTDISKVRLMPSMEFIQGQDSVLHILVTTPSSRLAPAERKKLEQWLQKRTKADALELILTN